CGGCTGGCGCACGAGCGGCTGGTGGATATTGTCCCCAACAAGGGCGCTTCGGTGGCGCAGCCATCGGTAAAAGAGGCGCGTGAGGTCTTTGCGGCCCGCCGCATGATTGAATGCGCCGCCTTGCCGCAAGTCATCAGCCATGCGCGAGCCAATCAAATCAAAGTCTTGCGCGAGATCATGCTGCGCGAGGATGAAGCACAACTGAGTGGTAACCGCCCCGCCGCCATCCGCCTTTCCGGCGAGTTTCATCTGGCGTTGATCCGCATTGCCGATAACGACACGTTGGCGCATTTTTTACGGGAGTTGGTCGCACGTTCGTCGCTGATCATCGCCACTTATGGCGCGCCGATTGCTGTTTCATGCCGCCACTCCGAACACGAACAGATTCTGGATTTGATCAGCACCCGCGAAACCAAAGCCGCCGTGGAGTGGATGGACCAACACCTGCTGGAAGTCGAGCGCAGTTGCAGCTTTGCGGTAGAAGACGAAGAACCGGACCTGAAAGCCATACTGAGCACCATCGCCCGCCGTGGCACGGGACTTGCATAACCCGACTAGCCACGACTTGCCAGGAACCACCATGCGCCTACGCATCATCAACCCCAATACCACCGCCAGCATGACTGACAAGATCGGCGCCGCGGCGCTGGCCGTGGCCCGACCGGGGACCGAAATCATTGCGGTGAACCCGGCCAGCGGCCCGGTGTCGATTGAATCGCACTTTGACGAAGCCATTGCCGCCGTGGGTGTATGCGATGAAGTTCGTGCGGGCGA
This genomic interval from Silvimonas soli contains the following:
- a CDS encoding GntR family transcriptional regulator gives rise to the protein MSAKTRDEAIYENLHAAIFEVQLPPGTRLPEDELAETFGVSRTGIRKVLQRLAHERLVDIVPNKGASVAQPSVKEAREVFAARRMIECAALPQVISHARANQIKVLREIMLREDEAQLSGNRPAAIRLSGEFHLALIRIADNDTLAHFLRELVARSSLIIATYGAPIAVSCRHSEHEQILDLISTRETKAAVEWMDQHLLEVERSCSFAVEDEEPDLKAILSTIARRGTGLA